One genomic segment of Gossypium arboreum isolate Shixiya-1 chromosome 3, ASM2569848v2, whole genome shotgun sequence includes these proteins:
- the LOC108454339 gene encoding GDSL esterase/lipase At5g14450-like has protein sequence MAVAISLLLVASLLGSSCGCHFPAIYNLGDSNSDTGSVSATFGRVPWPCGESFFGKPAGRYSDGRLIIDFIANELKLPFLSAYLDAIDSNFRHGANFAASGSTIQPANNKLFGTGFNPLSLVIQLLQFQQLKERTNELYDQAKNPDITDRLPRPEEFSKSLYILDCGQNDLHYGIITSTEDQVKAFIPTIINQFAAAVEKLFQQGARVFWIHNTGPIGCLPTVIINFPPKPGNVDQAGCIKSYNELAQEFNKQLKDTVSQLKAKLPGARLIYVDIYSAKFSLISEANKYGFVDPFVNCCGDHHVECGKTAVVNGTEIFGASCSDPSKHISWDGIHYTEAANYWVVNRILDGSLSDPPLPITKACL, from the exons ATGGCAGTCGCAATCAGTTTACTACTTGTGGCTTCATTGCTTGGTTCATCCTGTGGTTGTCATTTTCCAGCTATTTACAACTTGGGGGATTCAAATTCCGACACCGGAAGTGTCTCCGCAACATTCGGTCGGGTTCCCTGGCCTTGCGGTGAGTCCTTTTTTGGTAAACCTGCTGGTCGGTATTCTGATGGGCGTCTCATAATTGATTTTATAG CTAATGAGTTGAAATTGCCATTCTTGAGTGCGTACCTTGATGCAATCGATTCAAACTTCAGACATGGAGCGAATTTTGCAGCAAGTGGATCGACGATTCAACCAGCCAATAACAAATTATTTGGTACTGGTTTTAACCCCTTATCTCTTGTTATACAGCTCTTGCAGTTCCAACAACTTAAAGAGCGCACCAATGAGCTTTATGATCAAG CCAAGAATCCAGATATTACAGATAGGCTCCCTAGGCCAGAGGAGTTTTCAAAGTCCCTTTACATATTAGATTGTGGACAAAATGATCTGCATTATGGCATTATAACGAGTACAGAGGATCAGGTTAAGGCATTCATTCCCACTATAATCAATCAGTTTGCTGCAGCAGTAGAG AAGCTGTTTCAACAAGGAGCAAGAGTGTTTTGGATACATAATACAGGTCCCATTGGCTGCTTGCCTACTGTCATCATAAATTTCCCTCCAAAGCCTGGGAATGTGGACCAAGCAGGCTGCATTAAGTCCTACAACGAGTTGGCTCAAGAATTCAACAAGCAGCTTAAAGACACAGTTTCTCAACTTAAGGCCAAGCTCCCTGGTGCAAGGCTTATATATGTCGATATCTACTCGGCTAAATTTTCTCTAATTAGTGAAGCCAATAAATATG GCTTTGTTGATCCTTTTGTTAACTGTTGCGGCGACCATCATGTGGAATGTGGGAAGACGGCAGTGGTGAATGGTACTGAAATCTTTGGGGCTTCATGCAGTGATCCTTCAAAACATATTAGTTGGGATGGCATTCATTATACTGAAGCTGCAAACTATTGGGTGGTCAATAGGATTTTGGATGGCTCTCTCTCAGATCCCCCTCTTCCTATTACCAAAGCTTGTCTATAA
- the LOC108457014 gene encoding eukaryotic translation initiation factor 4B2-like gives MSKPWGGVGAWAAEAEREEAEEREAAEAAAAAPTAESRSFPSLKEAVSAKRKSKKMTLSEFTMGTYSSSAGAGVGGGARVTDYNKLTPEEMMLLPTRPKERTPEEMQYSRLGGGFSSYGRSGPSAGRIMRERDGSDGSWGSGRRQYGGFDEERRGPPSRVSDFDQPSRADEVDNWAISKKTTPSFDSGRPNRYGGLGTGGGGGNSKADEVDNWTAGKRPIPARPSSFGSGFRDSGPEPDRWTRGGGGSGFREERPRIVLDPPRGEVNETVVKTNKSNPFGAARPREEVLAEKGLDWKKLDSEIEAKKVTSRPTSSHSSRPSSAQSSRSEGPQLQGIENVLKPKPKVNPFGDAKPREVLLEERGQDWRKIDLELERRRMDRPETEEEKILKEEIDNLKKELEKDSTPASESALDQSALRDTLLHKERELEKLIRDLENKVKFGQKAVERPGSGSGRIGSSYSDRPPSQSGSSDSSRNMEFMDRPRSRGTVDGWTRPADDRRGFQGGFQGGRDRGFPGNRDVDRPRSRERW, from the exons ATGTCGAAACCCTGGGGTGGCGTCGGCGCGTGGGCCGCCGAGGCCGAGCGAGAAGAAGCGGAGGAACGTGAAGCTGCGGAAGCTGCAGCCGCTGCGCCCACGGCTGAATCGCGGAGTTTCCCTAGCCTAAAGGAAGCCGTTAGCGCGAAGCGCAAGAGTAAGAAAATGACTCTCTCGGAGTTCACCATGGGGACTTATTCGTCCTCCGCCGGCGCCGGAGTTGGTGGTGGTGCTAGGGTAACGGATTACAACAAGCTTACACCCGAAGAGATGATGCTCCTCCCCACCCGACCCAAAGAACGTACCCCTGAGGAAATGCAGTATAGCCGTCTGGGAGGTGGATTTTCATCTTATGGTAGGTCCGGTCCATCTGCGGGTCGAATTATGCGTGAACGTGACGGCAGCGACGGCTCATGGGGCTCCGGAAGAAGGCAGTACGGAGGCTTTGATGAAGAACGACGGGGTCCGCCTTCTAGGGTTTCTGATTTTGATCAGCCGTCGCGTGCCGATGAGGTGGATAATTGGGCAATATCAAAGAAAACGACTCCTTCGTTTGATTCGGGCCGGCCTAATCGATACGGTGGGCTTGGAACTGGGGGAGGTGGTGGGAATTCTAAGGCCGATGAGGTTGATAATTGGACGGCTGGGAAACGGCCAATTCCTGCTCGACCTTCGTCGTTTGGTTCAGGTTTTCGTGACTCTGGACCGGAGCCTGATAGATGGACCCGAGGTGGTGGTGGGAGTGGATTCAGAGAGGAAAGGCCTAGAATAGTTTTGGATCCTCCTAGAGGGGAGGTGAATGAGACGGTGGTTAAGACAAATAAGTCTAATCCGTTTGGGGCAGCGAGGCCCAGGGAAGAGGTATTGGCGGAGAAAGGACTGGATTGGAAGAAACTGGATTCTGAAATTGAAGCAAAGAAGGTAACTAGCAGGCCTACCAGCTCTCACTCCAGCCGGCCATCAAGTGCACAATCTAGCAGGTCTGAAGGTCCCCAGCTGCAAGGAATTGAAAATGTACTAAAGCCGAAGCCAAAGGTCAACCCGTTTGGAGATGCTAAGCCTAGAGAAGTTTTGCTGGAAGAGCGAGGTCAGGATTGGCGAAAGATTGATCTTGAACTAGAACGTCGTAGGATGGATAG GCCAGAAACAGAGGAGGAAAAGATATTGAAAGAAGAAATAGATAATCTGAAGAAAGAGCTTGAGAAAGATTCAACTCCAGCTTCGGAATCTGCTTTGGACCAGTCTGCTTTACGTGACACACTACTTCATAAGGAGAGGGAACTAGAGAAACTTATCCGAGATTTGGAGAACAAAGTTAAATTTGGGCAAAAAGCTGTTGAAAGGCCTGGTTCTGGATCAGGCAGGATTGGCAGCAGCTACTCTGATAGACCACCCTCTCAGTCTGGTTCTAGTGATAGCTCTAGAAATATGGAGTTCATGGATAGGCCTAGATCTCGTGGTACTGTAGATGGGTGGACAAGACCTGCTGATGACCGAAGAGGATTTCAGGGAGGATTTCAAGGTGGCAGGGATAGAGGATTTCCTGGAAACAGAGATGTGGACAG GCCAAGGTCGAGGGAGAGATGGTGA